The following proteins are encoded in a genomic region of Oryzias latipes chromosome 17, ASM223467v1:
- the LOC101166166 gene encoding leucine-rich repeat-containing protein 24, translating into MGLLWFPKLVLMISAFVPQRSLSCPSGCRCYSLTVECGSLGIKEVPHGIPSITETIFLQDNTIVQIRLQDLTGLESLHYLYLQNNSISALEPGAFLNQGQLLELALNGNLIHLVTPDMFQGLEHLRILYLAGNQITRIQDHTFRGLQRLQELHLQENSIELLAEHALSGLSSLALLDLSKNHLRTLGASFLKPLVSLQVLRVTENPWRCDCALAWLRTWISEDGQRLLSSAEQRRLMCSEPPRLSHLSLAEVAPNSLVCIPPVVQLEPSHLTVRLGESLRVSCQASGYPQPLVTWKKSAHGRAQLSPRGLFQELGPSGDLFRSGAGGVVTALPSSGGLKVGGIGGINGVVRGTEEGAERDSFDSDMGSGMLFLSNVTVAHAGRYECEAWNPGGVAKVTFHLAVNMSSSYTSQYWPRLNTHSFVSSSSSSFYQPDVLDVSQEPLYEQDSMDFTALGPATQTAIAIGISLLALTAVLLLIMIYTRHQQYSKEESGSYCANKEESILYVNDYSDGPTTFAQLEEYRDDHGHEMYVLNRAKPVVGSNVSRCSMMSGFIQQKGMKEALLDHEMVQTLTRSGGAGLRRNPADGGEGPLTTDPEELFLNQSLLFGSQVAYEIHC; encoded by the exons ACCATCTTTCTCCAGGACAACACAATAGTGCAGATCCGTCTTCAGGATCTAACTGGCCTGGAAAGCCTCCATTATCTGTACCTCCAGAATAACAGCATTTCAGCCTTGGAGCCTGGGGCTTTTCTGAACCAAGGACAGCTATTGGAGCTGGCTCTGAATGGTAACCTCATCCACTTGGTCACCCCTGACATGTTTCAGGGTCTAGAGCACCTCCGGATTCTTTACCTTGCTGGAAACCAGATTACCCGAATCCAGGATCACACCTTCAGAGGACTGCAG cgACTGCAGGAGCTTcacctgcaggaaaacagcataGAGCTGCTGGCAGAGCATGCTCTGTCTGGGCTTTCATCTTTAGCTCTCTTGGACCTCAGCAAAAATCACCTCCGCACACTTGGAGCTTCGTTTCTCAAACCACTTGTCAGTCTGCAAGTACTCCGTGTCACAG AGAACCCGTGGCGCTGTGACTGCGCTCTCGCCTGGCTACGAACCTGGATCAGCGAAGACGGACAGCGTCTGTTGAGTTCTGCAGAGCAGCGAAGGTTGATGTGCTCCGAGCCGCCCCGTCTCTCCCACCTTAGCCTGGCAGAGGTGGCTCCCAACAGTTTGGTGTGTATCCCCCCTGTGGTGCAGCTGGAGCCCAGCCACCTGACCGTGCGACTCGGAGAGAGCCTCAGAGTCTCCTGCCAGGCATCAGGATACCCTCAGCCTCTGGTAACTTGGAAGAAATCTGCTCACGGTAGGGCCCAGCTATCACCTCGGGGGCTGTTCCAAGAGCTCGGACCCAGTGGGGACCTTTTTAGATCTGGAGCAGGTGGAGTGGTGACAGCTCTGCCCAGCAGCGGAGGACTCAAGGTGGGAGGTATTGGAGGAATCAATGGGGTTGTGCGTGGGACTGAGGAAGGTGCTGAAAGGGACAGTTTTGATTCAGACATGGGCAGTGGAATGCTGTTCCTCAGCAATGTGACTGTAGCGCATGCTGGCCGCTATGAATGTGAGGCATGGAACCCAGGAGGTGTGGCAAAGGTTACTTTCCACCTTGCTGTCAACATGTCTTCCTCCTACACATCCCAGTACTGGCCTCGTTTGAACACTCACTCATTCGTTTCCTCTTCATCAAGCTCTTTTTATCAGCCAGACGTTCTTGACGTTAGCCAGGAGCCTTTGTATGAGCAGGACAGCATGGACTTCACCGCTCTAGGCCCAGCCACACAGACTGCCATTGCTATTGGCATCTCCTTGCTGGCGCTTACCGCTGTTCTCCTCCTCATTATGATCTACACTCGGCATCAGCAGTATAGCAAAGAAGAGAGCGGCTCGTACTGCGCAAACAAAGAGGAGAGCATCCTCTATGTAAATGACTACTCTGACGGACCCACCACCTTCGCGCAGCTCGAGGAGTACCGAGATGACCACGGTCACGAGATGTACGTACTCAACCGGGCCAAGCCGGTCGTGGGTTCCAATGTATCCAGATGTTCCATGATGAGCGGTTTCATCCAGCAGAAGGGCATGAAGGAAGCTCTCCTTGACCATGAAATGGTGCAGACATTAACCAGATCAGGAGGAGCAGGGCTTCGCAGAAACCCGGCGGACGGAGGAGAAGGGCCTTTGACGACGGATCCAGAGGAGCTCTTTCTCAACCAGAGTCTCCTCTTTGGATCACAGGTTGCCTATGAGATCCACTGTTAA